A single Sorex araneus isolate mSorAra2 chromosome 8, mSorAra2.pri, whole genome shotgun sequence DNA region contains:
- the ZNF382 gene encoding zinc finger protein 382 isoform X4: MLENYCHLISVGFHMTKPDMIRKLEQGEELWTTERIFPSHSNLGFMFYAFSILKEEDGKTEDVIVKFKDYQDRHSRSIILINHKRLSKERNNIWGRALTVGKNHIFSKTTLHDCKPDGKVLKNISQLIIRNISPVEEKFGEGNEWKRLLLDAKNEKTHAAVTLYKQTERSLSGKQEPVQHQKFQTPEQAFEHSEKPILMKGMLCAHSRNHKGERTLEYNEDEIAFIKKSNFSVHPQIVMEKKPHAYNKYGKFLCRKSIFMHQRSQDEEKPFQCAYCGNRFRRKSYLIEHQRIHTGEKPYVCNQCGKAFRQKTALTLHEKTHIEGKPYICLDCGKSFRQKATLTRHHKTHTGEKAYECTQCGSAFRKKSYLIDHQRTHTGEKPYQCNECGKAFIQKTTLTVHQRTHTGEKPYICNECGKSFCQKTTLTLHQRIHTGEKPYICNECGKSFRQKAILTVHHRIHTGEKSNGCPQCGKAFSRKSNLIRHQKTHTGEKPYECKECGKFFSCKSNLIVHQKTHTVETREIQ, encoded by the exons GATTTATGTTCTATGCATTTTCCATTCTAAAAG AAGAAGATGGGAAAACTGAAGATGTTATAGTGAAATTCAAAGACTACCAAGACAGGCATTCTAGATCAATTATACTCATCAACCACAAAAGACTAAGTAAGGAGAGAAATAATATTTGGGGGAGAGCACTTACGGTAGGCAAGAATcatattttttccaaaacaaCACTGCATGATTGTAAACCTGACGGaaaggttttgaaaaatatttcacaattaaTCATTAGAAATATAAGCCCTGTGGAAGAGAAATTTGGTGAGGGTAATGAGTGGAAGAGATTGCTCCTTGATgctaaaaatgagaaaactcatGCTGCAGTGACTCTctataaacaaacagaaaggagTCTAAGTGGTAAACAAGAGCCTGTTCAACATCAGAAGTTTCAAACACCAGAGCAAGCATTTGAACATAGTGAAAAACCCATCCTTATGAAAGGAATGTTATGTGCACATTCTAGAAATCACAAAGGAGAAAGAACCTTGGAATATAATGAAGATGAAATAGCTTTCATCAAAAAGTCAAATTTCAGTGTCCATCCACAAATTGTTATGGAGAAGAAGCCCCATGCTTACAACAAATATGGGAAATTCCTCTGTAGGAAGTCCATCTTCATGCATCAGCGATCTCAAGATGAAGAGAAACCCTTTCAGTGTGCTTACTGTGGAAATAGATTTAGAAGGAAGTCATATCTCATTGAACATCAGCGAATCCACACAGGTGAGAAACCTTATGTTTGCAATCAGTGTGGAAAAGCTTTCCGTCAAAAAACAGCACTCACACTTCATGAGAAAACACATATAGAAGGGAAACCTTACATTTGTTTAGATTGTGGGAAGTCCTTCCGACAAAAGGCAACCCTCACCAGACATCACAAAACACATACAGGGGAGAAAGCCTATGAATGTACTCAATGTGGAAgtgcttttagaaaaaaatcatacctcATTGATCATCAGAGAactcacacaggagagaaaccgTATCAATGTAATGAATGTGGGAAAGCATTTATCCAGAAGACAACCCTCACTGTACATCAAAGAactcacacaggagagaaaccctaCATTTGTAATGAATGTGGGAAATCTTTCTGTCAAAAGACAACCCTCACTCTCCATCAAAGAATTCATACAGGAGAAAAACCATATATTTGTAATGAATGTGGAAAATCCTTCCGCCAGAAGGCAATCCTTACTGTTCATCATAGAATACATACAGGAGAGAAATCCAATGGGTGTCCTCAGTGTGGGAAAGCCTTTAGTAGGAAATCAAATCTCATTCGTCATCAGAAAactcacacaggagagaaaccatatgaatgtaaagaatgtgggaAGTTCTTCAGTTGTAAGTCAAACCTCATTGTCCATCAGAAAACTCACACAGTAGAAACCAGGGAAATTCAGTAA
- the ZNF382 gene encoding zinc finger protein 382 isoform X5, with protein sequence MTKPDMIRKLEQGEELWTTERIFPSHSNLEEDGKTEDVIVKFKDYQDRHSRSIILINHKRLSKERNNIWGRALTVGKNHIFSKTTLHDCKPDGKVLKNISQLIIRNISPVEEKFGEGNEWKRLLLDAKNEKTHAAVTLYKQTERSLSGKQEPVQHQKFQTPEQAFEHSEKPILMKGMLCAHSRNHKGERTLEYNEDEIAFIKKSNFSVHPQIVMEKKPHAYNKYGKFLCRKSIFMHQRSQDEEKPFQCAYCGNRFRRKSYLIEHQRIHTGEKPYVCNQCGKAFRQKTALTLHEKTHIEGKPYICLDCGKSFRQKATLTRHHKTHTGEKAYECTQCGSAFRKKSYLIDHQRTHTGEKPYQCNECGKAFIQKTTLTVHQRTHTGEKPYICNECGKSFCQKTTLTLHQRIHTGEKPYICNECGKSFRQKAILTVHHRIHTGEKSNGCPQCGKAFSRKSNLIRHQKTHTGEKPYECKECGKFFSCKSNLIVHQKTHTVETREIQ encoded by the coding sequence AAGAAGATGGGAAAACTGAAGATGTTATAGTGAAATTCAAAGACTACCAAGACAGGCATTCTAGATCAATTATACTCATCAACCACAAAAGACTAAGTAAGGAGAGAAATAATATTTGGGGGAGAGCACTTACGGTAGGCAAGAATcatattttttccaaaacaaCACTGCATGATTGTAAACCTGACGGaaaggttttgaaaaatatttcacaattaaTCATTAGAAATATAAGCCCTGTGGAAGAGAAATTTGGTGAGGGTAATGAGTGGAAGAGATTGCTCCTTGATgctaaaaatgagaaaactcatGCTGCAGTGACTCTctataaacaaacagaaaggagTCTAAGTGGTAAACAAGAGCCTGTTCAACATCAGAAGTTTCAAACACCAGAGCAAGCATTTGAACATAGTGAAAAACCCATCCTTATGAAAGGAATGTTATGTGCACATTCTAGAAATCACAAAGGAGAAAGAACCTTGGAATATAATGAAGATGAAATAGCTTTCATCAAAAAGTCAAATTTCAGTGTCCATCCACAAATTGTTATGGAGAAGAAGCCCCATGCTTACAACAAATATGGGAAATTCCTCTGTAGGAAGTCCATCTTCATGCATCAGCGATCTCAAGATGAAGAGAAACCCTTTCAGTGTGCTTACTGTGGAAATAGATTTAGAAGGAAGTCATATCTCATTGAACATCAGCGAATCCACACAGGTGAGAAACCTTATGTTTGCAATCAGTGTGGAAAAGCTTTCCGTCAAAAAACAGCACTCACACTTCATGAGAAAACACATATAGAAGGGAAACCTTACATTTGTTTAGATTGTGGGAAGTCCTTCCGACAAAAGGCAACCCTCACCAGACATCACAAAACACATACAGGGGAGAAAGCCTATGAATGTACTCAATGTGGAAgtgcttttagaaaaaaatcatacctcATTGATCATCAGAGAactcacacaggagagaaaccgTATCAATGTAATGAATGTGGGAAAGCATTTATCCAGAAGACAACCCTCACTGTACATCAAAGAactcacacaggagagaaaccctaCATTTGTAATGAATGTGGGAAATCTTTCTGTCAAAAGACAACCCTCACTCTCCATCAAAGAATTCATACAGGAGAAAAACCATATATTTGTAATGAATGTGGAAAATCCTTCCGCCAGAAGGCAATCCTTACTGTTCATCATAGAATACATACAGGAGAGAAATCCAATGGGTGTCCTCAGTGTGGGAAAGCCTTTAGTAGGAAATCAAATCTCATTCGTCATCAGAAAactcacacaggagagaaaccatatgaatgtaaagaatgtgggaAGTTCTTCAGTTGTAAGTCAAACCTCATTGTCCATCAGAAAACTCACACAGTAGAAACCAGGGAAATTCAGTAA